ATATAGGCGTCAATCGTCGGGCGACGGAAAAGTCCGATTGGGCTCGTAAAGCAGGGCGAAGTCATTGATTTAAATAAATTTATATCAGGGGGTTGACGACCTTCCAATCCATCCATAGAATGCGCGCCACTTGCAGCGTAAAGCACACAGCGATACGAAGCAGGGAGTGAATGATGTAGTGTGTCCCCTTCGTCTAGTGGCCTAGGACACCGCCCTTTCACGGCGGTAACAGGGGTTCGAGTCCCCTAGGGGACGCCAAAGCGGGAATAGCTCAGTTGGTAGAGCACGACCTTGCCAAGGTCGGGGTCGCGAGTTCGAGTCTCGTTTCCCGCTCCAATTTTAAACAGTATTGCTTTCGGGCGGTGCTGAGTGAAACCAGAACCAAGTCTTCGGATAAGGATCTGGACACCGAAACACACACCATGTGTTCCGGGTAGCGTGTCCCCTTCGTCTAGTGGCCTAGGACACCGCCCTTTCACGGCGGTAACAGGGGTTCGAGTCCCCTAGGGGACGCCATTTGCGGGAATAGCTCAGTTGGTAGAGCACGACCTTGCCAAGGTCGGGGTCGCGAGTTCGAGTCTCGTTTCCCGCTCCAAATTCAAGAAGCGCCGCTCCGCAAAGAGCGGCGTTTTTATTAGTGAAAGTTGTAGCCTGTCCCCTTCGTCTAGTGGCCTAGGACACCGCCCTTTCACGGCGGTAACAGGGGTTCGAGTCCCCTAGGGGACGCCATTGCGGGAATAGCTCAGTTGGTAGAGCACGACCTTGCCAAGGTCGGGGTCGCGAGTTCGAGTCTCGTTTCCCGCTCCATATTCAACAAAAACGCCGCTCAGTGATGAGCGGCGTTTTTGTTTGTGCGCCATTTGTGGCGCAACAAAAAAGGACCTTGCGGTCCTTTTTTTGTGGGGTCGCCACATGGGCGACCCGATCCTTTGATCACAGCTTCGGCAGTTGCCCGATCCGCCCCATCATTTCCGTGACGATCTGCAGGTCCAGCAGGAACTGGTCAACCGTCTTGAACTCGCCGTCGGTGTGGCCGGTGTATTTGACCTCAGGTCGGGCCAGGCCGAATTGCACGCCGTTAGGCAGTTCATGCACCGAGGTGGCGCCGGCAGAGGTGCCGAATTCGTGTTTCATGCCCAGGTTTTCGGTGGACACGGCCAACAGCGCCTTGACCCACTCACCTTCTGGATTGCGGTACATCGGCTCGGCGATCGAGTAATCGAAGTTGACTGCGACGTGGGTCTTCTTGCTCCAGGCCGCCAGTTTGTCGGCGATTTCGGTCTTGAGCACTTCCGGCGACTTGCCCTTCGGTACGCGCAGGTTGACCGCGAGTTTGAAGGTTTTGTCGTCCATCCCGACATAGGTCAGCGAGGTGGTCAGCGGGCCCATGAAGTCATCGGCGAAACCGACCCCTAGCTTGCCACCCTTGTAGTCCAGTCCCCAGTTGTCGGCGGCGTAGCGGGCGGCGTCGGTGATGTGGTTGTGTTTGAGCGCGATTTTGCCATCCACGCTGTGGATGAAGTCCAGCATGCGGGCGACCGGGTTGACGCCGGATTCCGGCTCGGATGAGTGAGCGGAAACGCCGGTAACGCTGAGTTTCACGTCTTTGCCATCGACCTTGGCATTCACTTCGAAATCGCCGCCATGTTGTTTGGCGTATTCGCTACCGGCCTTTTGCAGACTGGCGGCCAGTTCGGCCGGTTTGTCTGTCACCAGGGTGACGAGCGAAACCGATGGAATCTGGTTAGTCGCCATACCACCGGTCATCGAAATGATTTCCGCGCCTTTGCCCTCGGCCTTGCGCTTGGCAAATTTGGCCATGACCGTGCCGTAGCCTTTCTCGGCGATCACCACCGGGTAGCCGCCATCCAGCGCCAGGTTGTACTCCGGCGTCGGGTTGCGCTCGAAGTAGTAAGGAATCGCGTCGCCGGTGGTTTCTTCGGTGGTGTCCACCAGCAGTTTGAAATTGCGCGCCAGCGGCAGCTTTTCTTCCTTGATGACCTTCATGGCATACAGCGTCACCACGATGCCGTTTTTGTCGTCCTCGGTGCCGCGGCCGTACATGCGGTCGCCGATCAGCGTGACTTTGAACGGGTCGAGTTTGGTGCCGTCCTTCAGTACCCAGTTTTCCGGCGTGACCGGAACAACGTCGGCGTGAGCATGAATGCCTACGACTTCCTTGCCGCTGCCGTCGAGGGAGATCTCGTAGACGCGGTTGTCGACGTTTCGGTAGTTCAGGCCGAAGGACTCGGCCAGGCTCTTGATCTTGGCGGCAATCTTGATGAATTCAGGATTCTCGTGTTGAGGAACACCCTCCTTGCGATCGGTCGGAATCTCGACCAGTTCGCGCAGGGTTTCGAGAGCGGCCTTGCCGTACTTCGCCCGGGTGTAGAGGCCGAGCAGGCGATAGATTTCGTTTTGTTGTTCAGCAGTCAGCGTCTTGTTATCGAGAAACGCGCTGATGGACGGGCGCAGGTCGTCAGTCTTGCTCAGGTCACTCTTGGCCAGCTCGCCGAGGAACTGGCGGAAATCACTGACCTTTGCATCGCTGAATGTCTTGAGGATGGTCGCGCTTTGCTGCGGTGTGATGTTGGCGTGTGCTGGCAGTGTCACGGACGAAAGGCTGGCCAGAATCAGGGTCGACGCGGCCAGTTGCTTGAGTGAAAAGTCCATTGCTAAGGGCATTCCTTTGCAGGCAGTGAGTAGGAGGTGTCTGATCGATAGGTCAGACGGTTTCGCAAACTAACACCACAAGCAAGGGATAGGGGAGCCCCCGAAGTGGGACGCGTCGCACAGAAATGCAAAAGCGGCGCAGAATCGAAAAAGCCCGTCCAATCTGTCTGGGCCGGGCTTCTCCGATCAGCGTGTTTACATCGACAACACCAGTCGCCCGGCAAACAGGATCAAAATCACCCCCATGCTGCGCTCGAACCAGTGCCCCATGCGCATGAACAGCACGCGCACTTTGCTGCTTGAAAAGAACAGCGCAACGATCACAAACCACAACGCATTCACACCGCACATCCACAACCCGTACAAGGCCTGAATTTCCAGCGGCGTGCTGGCGCTGATGATCGTGGTGAAGATCGCCAGGAAAAACAGCGTCGCCTTGGGATTGGTGGCGTTGGTCAGGAAGCCGGTAGAGAACGCCTTGAACAGCGATTGCTCGACCAGCGGTTCGTCGCTTGCCTTTTCACTTTCCAGTGTTGTCTTGGGCTTGCTGCGGATCAGGCTGATACCAAGGTAAAAGATGTAGGCGCCGCCCACCACCTTGGCCACGGTCAGCAGCCAAGGCGTGGTGTGCATCAAGGCGCCGACGCCCAGCAGGGTGTACAGCACGTGCACGGAAATTCCCGCGCCGATGCCCAGTGCGGTGCAAATGCCGACCAGACGACCGAAGCGCACACTCTGGCGGATGGTCACGGCGAAGTCCGGGCCAGGAGCGACCACGGCCAGGAAGTGGATGGTGGCCAGCGCCAGAAACTCGCCCAGGTAATTCGATGTCATTTCAGCTCCAGAAAGTCAGGGGTGAAGCATTGCCGCGATAACCGACAAAAAACGAAAGGCTCAAGCGCGGATCAGCCACGCCCGGTGTTACCGAGTGCATGCGACGCGAATTGAACATGATGAAGTCCCCCGGTTCCGGGCGAACTTCGAGGGCTGGCGGGCCGAGCAGCACCGGGTCGATGCCGTAGCTGTCGCCGCGCATTTCGTCGAAGCGGTCCGGCGAAATGTCGTCTTCCCACATCTGCAACGCGCCGCCTTCGGTCGGCATGTTCAGGTAGACGTTGCAGGCGAATTGCGCCTCCAGGCTGCGGGCCTGGAAACTCTCCGGGGCATCCTTGGCGAAGATGTCGTGATGGGCGAGAAAGCAGACGCCGGGTTTGACCACTCGCGACAGACCGACGTACATCTTTCGACCGTAGAGGTTTTCCAGATGGGCGCCTGCGGGCCAGGATTCGTCGAGCATGCAGCGCAAGGTGTCGACCGGAGACGAGTAGGGCGCGCAGCGGTTACGCAACTCGGCAATGTTGCTGGTGGCGCGTTCAAAGTAATCCTCGATCAGCAACGGCTGGTTTTCCGCCTCGTAGAACGCCATGCCGATGCGGCCGATGCTGGGCGCGTTGATGTAGCCTTCGAAGCCGGGTGCGAGAATCTTGTCGCCAATCTGGATCGCCTGCGCCTGAGGCAAAAAGCCTTTGACGCGGATGGCGAGGACTTCTTCGTTGGCCAGTTTTTTTATGCACGTCTCATCGAGACGCTCGACGTCAAGCATCATGGTTTCAGGTCCATCTATCGAATAGTCAACGGAACCGGCGAACGCGGTTCCCCCGGCGTCGGGCGCTGCATCTGGCAGCGCCCGAAATCCTCAATCCACGTTGTAGTGGACGGACAACGTGCCCTTCTTCTGCGAAAGGGACGCGATCGTGACTGTGCCCAGATCCTTCAGGCTGCGTACATGGGTGCCGCCGCAGCCATAGGCCGGCAGTTCACCGAAACCGATTTCCCGCGCACCTTCGCGCAGGGATGTCAGTCGTGGCAGATCGTGTTCGATCCATTGCCCGATGCCGTATTGAACGATTTGCGCATCGACTTCCTGGGCCGAATCCCCGGGCTTGAATTGCACCCGGCCTTCGTCTGGCCAGTGGTGTGCCTTGATCGGCATCCAGCCCATGGCCTGAACAAAGTGGCCGATCAAATGGCCGGCGGAGTGCATGCGGGTGTTGAAGCGGCGGCGTTCTTCATCAACACGGATCTGGGTCATGCCAAGTGGTACGGGCTGATCGACAAAATGGATGATTCGATCCGGCTCCTGCACGACACGCAGGACCTGGCTGTCACCGATCCAGCCCGTATCACAAGGCTGTCCGCCACCTTGCGGATGAAACAGAGTGGCGCGCAGCACCAAGGCGAATTCGTTCTCGTGGGGCGTGCAGTCGAGGACTTCCACATTGGCCTTGAGGTCATCACTATGGAAAAAGAGGCGAAGCGTCATATTCCATGCCCTTATTAAAGTTTCTTTTTTAATTATATGAATCGTGCAATAACGTGATAATCCGTTCAAACATCAAAGGACTGTTGCGCTGTGAGCATAAATCTTCCACTGCCGCTGCTCGGTGAAATGGCGATTTTCGTCAAGGTCGTAGAGACCGGCAGTTTCTCTGAAGCCGCTCGCCAATTGGGTTCGTCGCCCTCGGCGGTCAGCCGCAGTATTTCCCGGCTGGAGAAGGCTTTGGCCACGCGGCTGCTGCAACGCACTACGCGCAAATTGCGCTTGAGCGATGGCGGGGAAGAGGTATTCAAACGCTGTCAGGAGATGGTCAGCGCCGCTCGGTCGGTGATGGAAATCAGCGGTCAGTTCACCCACGAGGCCGAGGGACTGGTGCGAGTCAGTGTGCCGAAAGCGGTCGGTCGGTTCGTGATTCATCCGCACATGCCGGAGTTTCTGCGCCGCTATCCGAAGGTTGATGTGGAGTTGTTGCTGGAAGATCGGCAAGTGGATCTGATCGACGATCATGTCGACCTGGCGATTCGCATCACGGAGCGGCCGCCGGCAGGACTGGTCGGGCGGCAATTGCTGACCATCGACCATTTACTCTGCGCGACGCCGCAATACCTGGCCGAACATGGCACACCGACGCATCCCCATGATTTGCTCAATCACAGTTGCATCTATCTGGGCGAAACCCCGAGCGATGCGCGCTGGAAGTTCAAGAAAGGCACGAAAGCGGTTACCGTCGGAGTGCGAGGCCGATATGCCGCCAATCACACCGGCGTACGTCTGGGCGCAGTGTTGCAACACATCGGCATTGGCAGCTTGCCGTATTTCACCGCCCGCTATGCCTTGGAGCAAGGGCTGATCGTGCAGGTCCTCCCGGACTGGACTTTCCTGGCCTCCTACCATGGCGGATTGTGGTTGTTGCACTCGCCGACGCGCTATTTGCCGCCGAAGCTGCGGGTGTTCATCGACTATTTGGTGGAGTGCCTGGAGAAAGAGCCGACATTGAGCAAGCCGGGAAAACCCACCGCTTCAAAAGCCTTGGCCGAGTACGAATTGCCCGAGAGTGAAGGGCTGCTTTAGCCCCACGAAAAAGGCCCGCATGGATCACCATGCGGGCCTTTTCTTTACCGGGCGAAAATCAGTGCTTGCTGTCCTGGGCGGACATCGCCAGTAGCTGTTTTTCCTGGTTCCAGTCGAACGGTTCGTCGTTCTGTTCAGCTTCGTAGCGACGTTCTTCCAGCGCTTGATACATGTCGATTTCTTCATCGGACAGGTAGTGCAGGCAGTCGCCGGCGAAGAACCACAGCAGATCCCGCGGGATCAGGTGGGCAATTTGCGGATAGCGGGTAATCACTTGAGTCAGGATGTCCTGGCCCAGGTATTGGCTTTCGATCGGATCGATCGGCAGTGACGCCAGCAGTTCGTCGAAACGCTCCAGGAACAGGGCATGGCTTTCTTCGGGAACCTGTTCGGCCTCACCTACGGCGACCAGGATACTGCGCAGGTGGTCGAGCAAAACCAGATGATCGGCAACGACGTTGGACACGAGATAAGTCCTCAAGAGCAAAACGGGCGCGAGAGTATAAAGCGCCTGCGCCCGTTTTTCACTGATTGAAGGGATCAGCGGACTTTCCCTTCCGCCGGCTTCAGCTCCTCTTTGTCAAAGTCATCGACGTCGATCACCTTGCGCCGTGCGGCTTCGGCATCACGCAGGGTCTGGGCTTCCACGGCTTGCAGCACCCCGGCTTCCAGTGCCGCATCGATGGCGTGTTCGCCTGCAACCGGTTTGACCTGACCGCTTTTGAGCGAGGTGTGCAGTTTTTTGTGCAGTGGTTGCGCGGCGTTCAACTGATCGCAGGCGTGTTGCAGCGCACCGACCGCATCGTCCGCCGATTGCGGGCGATAGCATCCGGCGAGCAGTTCTTCCAGCGCCGGATCGCCCTTGGCGCGACCAATGACCGCAGCCACCTCGGCGCCGAGTTTGTCCGAAGGCCCTTTGTGACGGCGACCGAACGGGAACACGATCACTCGCAGCAGGCAGCCGAAGAGCCGGTTCGGAAAATTGGTCAGCAGTTCGTCCAGCGCTTTTTCCGACTGGCCGAGGCTTTCTTCCATGGCCCAGGTGAACAGCGGCTCCATGTACGCCGGGGAGTCGAGGTCGTGATAACGCTTGAGCGCCGCCGAGGCGAGATACAGGTTGCTCAGCACATCACCCAGACGGGCCGACAGACGTTCGCGGCGTTTCAGTTCGCCGCCCAGCAGCATCATGCTCAGGTCGGCGAGCATGGCAAACGCGGCAGCCTGACGGTTGAGCGCGCGGAAATAGCCCTGGCTGAGCTTGTCTCCCGGGGCATGTTCGAAGTGGCCGAAACCGAGGTTGAGCACCAGCGTGCTGGCGGCGTTGCTCACGGCAAACCCGATGTGCTTGAGCAGCAGGCCATCGAATTCTTTCAATGCCTGGTCCTTGTCCTCACGCCCGGCGAGGGCCATCTCCTTGAGCACGAACGGATGGCAGCGGATTGCGCCCTGACCAAAGATCATCAGGTTGCGCGAAAGAATGTTCGCGCCTTCCACGGTGATGAAGATCGGCGCGCCGTTCCAGCTGCGGCCCAGATAGTTGTTCGGCCCCATGATGATCGCCTTGCCGCCATGCACATCCATGGCGTGGCTGATGCACTCGCGACCGCGTTCGGTGAGGTGGTACTTGAGGATCGCCGACAGCACGGAAGGCTTCTCGCCCAAATCCACCGCGTTGGCGGTGAGCATCCGCGCGGCGTCCATCATCCAGGCGTTGCCGCCGATGCGCGCCATGGCTTCCTGAATGCCTTCGAATGCCGAAAGCGGAACATTGAACTGTTCGCGAATCTGCGCGTACTGCCCGGTCACCAGACTGGTGAACTTGGCAGCACCGGTACCCACTGCCGGCAAGGAAATCGAACGCCCCACCGACAGGCAATTCATCAGCATCATCCAGCCTTTGCCGAGCATGTCCTGGCCGCCGATGAGGAAGTCCAGCGGGATGAACACGTCCTTGCCGGAGTTGGGGCCGTTCATGAACGCAGCGCCCAAAGGCAGGTGACGACGGCCGATTTCCACGCCGGCGGTATCGGTCGGGATCAGCGCGAGGCTGATGCCCAGGTCTTCCTTGTCGCCGAGCAGGTGATCCGGGTCGTAGGCCTTGAAGGCCAATCCGAGCAAGGTCGCGACGGGGCCGAGGGTGATGTAGCGTTTTTCCCAGTTCAGGCGCAGGCCGAGGGTTTCCTGTCCTTCCCACTGACCTTTACAGATGATCCCGGTGTCGGGCATCGCGCCGGCATCGGAGCCGGCGAGCGGGCCGGTCAGCGCGAAGCACGGAATATCGTCGCCCCGGGCCAGTCGTGGCAGGTAATGGTTGCGCTGTTCGTCGGTGCCGTAATGCAGCAGCAGTTCCGCGGGGCCCAAAGAGTTGGGCACCATCACGGTGGAGGCGAGGTCGCCGCTGCGGGTCGCCAGTTTCATTGCCACCTGGGAGTGGGCGTAGGCAGAGAAACCCTTGCCGCCGAATTCCTTGGGAATGATCAGGGCGAAGAAACCGTGTTCCTTGATGTGCGTCCAGGCTTCGGGTGGAAGGTCCATCGACTGGCCGATCTGCCAGTCGGTGACCATCGCGCAGAGCTCTTCGGTCGGGCCGTCGATGAACGCCTGTTCCTCATCGCTTAGTTGCGCCTTGGGATAGGACAGTAGTTTTTCCCAGTCCGGACGGCCGCTGAACAGTTCGCCATCCCACCACACTGTGCCGGCGTCGATCGCGTCGCGCTCGGTCTGCGACATTGGCGGCAGGGTTTTCTGGAACCAGCTGAACAGTGGCGCGCTGAAGTGTTTGCGGCGCAGGTCAGGCAACAGCAGCGGGGCGGCAACGATGGCCAGCACGACCCAGAAGATCAGCAGCAACCAGCCTGGCGCGTGGCTGAAAATTCCCATCGCGAGCAGGTAAGCCGCGACGATCCCCAGTGCAGGCAGCGGGGCGATGCGCCGGTGGGCCAGATACGCCACGCCGACGATCAGAACCAGTATC
The sequence above is a segment of the Pseudomonas sp. HS6 genome. Coding sequences within it:
- a CDS encoding dipeptidase; translation: MDFSLKQLAASTLILASLSSVTLPAHANITPQQSATILKTFSDAKVSDFRQFLGELAKSDLSKTDDLRPSISAFLDNKTLTAEQQNEIYRLLGLYTRAKYGKAALETLRELVEIPTDRKEGVPQHENPEFIKIAAKIKSLAESFGLNYRNVDNRVYEISLDGSGKEVVGIHAHADVVPVTPENWVLKDGTKLDPFKVTLIGDRMYGRGTEDDKNGIVVTLYAMKVIKEEKLPLARNFKLLVDTTEETTGDAIPYYFERNPTPEYNLALDGGYPVVIAEKGYGTVMAKFAKRKAEGKGAEIISMTGGMATNQIPSVSLVTLVTDKPAELAASLQKAGSEYAKQHGGDFEVNAKVDGKDVKLSVTGVSAHSSEPESGVNPVARMLDFIHSVDGKIALKHNHITDAARYAADNWGLDYKGGKLGVGFADDFMGPLTTSLTYVGMDDKTFKLAVNLRVPKGKSPEVLKTEIADKLAAWSKKTHVAVNFDYSIAEPMYRNPEGEWVKALLAVSTENLGMKHEFGTSAGATSVHELPNGVQFGLARPEVKYTGHTDGEFKTVDQFLLDLQIVTEMMGRIGQLPKL
- a CDS encoding LysE family translocator; amino-acid sequence: MTSNYLGEFLALATIHFLAVVAPGPDFAVTIRQSVRFGRLVGICTALGIGAGISVHVLYTLLGVGALMHTTPWLLTVAKVVGGAYIFYLGISLIRSKPKTTLESEKASDEPLVEQSLFKAFSTGFLTNATNPKATLFFLAIFTTIISASTPLEIQALYGLWMCGVNALWFVIVALFFSSSKVRVLFMRMGHWFERSMGVILILFAGRLVLSM
- a CDS encoding alanyl-tRNA editing protein, producing the protein MTLRLFFHSDDLKANVEVLDCTPHENEFALVLRATLFHPQGGGQPCDTGWIGDSQVLRVVQEPDRIIHFVDQPVPLGMTQIRVDEERRRFNTRMHSAGHLIGHFVQAMGWMPIKAHHWPDEGRVQFKPGDSAQEVDAQIVQYGIGQWIEHDLPRLTSLREGAREIGFGELPAYGCGGTHVRSLKDLGTVTIASLSQKKGTLSVHYNVD
- a CDS encoding PA2817 family protein translates to MSNVVADHLVLLDHLRSILVAVGEAEQVPEESHALFLERFDELLASLPIDPIESQYLGQDILTQVITRYPQIAHLIPRDLLWFFAGDCLHYLSDEEIDMYQALEERRYEAEQNDEPFDWNQEKQLLAMSAQDSKH
- a CDS encoding acyl-CoA dehydrogenase, yielding MLLLWILVLIVGVAYLAHRRIAPLPALGIVAAYLLAMGIFSHAPGWLLLIFWVVLAIVAAPLLLPDLRRKHFSAPLFSWFQKTLPPMSQTERDAIDAGTVWWDGELFSGRPDWEKLLSYPKAQLSDEEQAFIDGPTEELCAMVTDWQIGQSMDLPPEAWTHIKEHGFFALIIPKEFGGKGFSAYAHSQVAMKLATRSGDLASTVMVPNSLGPAELLLHYGTDEQRNHYLPRLARGDDIPCFALTGPLAGSDAGAMPDTGIICKGQWEGQETLGLRLNWEKRYITLGPVATLLGLAFKAYDPDHLLGDKEDLGISLALIPTDTAGVEIGRRHLPLGAAFMNGPNSGKDVFIPLDFLIGGQDMLGKGWMMLMNCLSVGRSISLPAVGTGAAKFTSLVTGQYAQIREQFNVPLSAFEGIQEAMARIGGNAWMMDAARMLTANAVDLGEKPSVLSAILKYHLTERGRECISHAMDVHGGKAIIMGPNNYLGRSWNGAPIFITVEGANILSRNLMIFGQGAIRCHPFVLKEMALAGREDKDQALKEFDGLLLKHIGFAVSNAASTLVLNLGFGHFEHAPGDKLSQGYFRALNRQAAAFAMLADLSMMLLGGELKRRERLSARLGDVLSNLYLASAALKRYHDLDSPAYMEPLFTWAMEESLGQSEKALDELLTNFPNRLFGCLLRVIVFPFGRRHKGPSDKLGAEVAAVIGRAKGDPALEELLAGCYRPQSADDAVGALQHACDQLNAAQPLHKKLHTSLKSGQVKPVAGEHAIDAALEAGVLQAVEAQTLRDAEAARRKVIDVDDFDKEELKPAEGKVR
- a CDS encoding LysR family transcriptional regulator, which encodes MSINLPLPLLGEMAIFVKVVETGSFSEAARQLGSSPSAVSRSISRLEKALATRLLQRTTRKLRLSDGGEEVFKRCQEMVSAARSVMEISGQFTHEAEGLVRVSVPKAVGRFVIHPHMPEFLRRYPKVDVELLLEDRQVDLIDDHVDLAIRITERPPAGLVGRQLLTIDHLLCATPQYLAEHGTPTHPHDLLNHSCIYLGETPSDARWKFKKGTKAVTVGVRGRYAANHTGVRLGAVLQHIGIGSLPYFTARYALEQGLIVQVLPDWTFLASYHGGLWLLHSPTRYLPPKLRVFIDYLVECLEKEPTLSKPGKPTASKALAEYELPESEGLL
- a CDS encoding 2OG-Fe(II) oxygenase — its product is MMLDVERLDETCIKKLANEEVLAIRVKGFLPQAQAIQIGDKILAPGFEGYINAPSIGRIGMAFYEAENQPLLIEDYFERATSNIAELRNRCAPYSSPVDTLRCMLDESWPAGAHLENLYGRKMYVGLSRVVKPGVCFLAHHDIFAKDAPESFQARSLEAQFACNVYLNMPTEGGALQMWEDDISPDRFDEMRGDSYGIDPVLLGPPALEVRPEPGDFIMFNSRRMHSVTPGVADPRLSLSFFVGYRGNASPLTFWS